Proteins from a single region of Hordeum vulgare subsp. vulgare chromosome 6H, MorexV3_pseudomolecules_assembly, whole genome shotgun sequence:
- the LOC123402424 gene encoding ER membrane protein complex subunit 2-A-like, translating into MAAATATATAAEEEARLLRLEEQAEHGGGGAWEYLSLARRLRARRPAPVLRLGLSLLNDASARSRLASEQWTLYEQVAVAAMDCQRLDVAKDCIGVLSKQFPGSVRVGRLEALLFEAKGDWAEAERAYALILENNPFDQIVHKRKIAIAKAQGDMSLAVDYLNKYLELFMADHDAWRELAEIYVSLQMYKQAAFCYEELILAQPTIPLYHLAYAEVLYTLGGLENLQTAKKYYASTIQLTGGKNTRALFGVCLCSAAISQLTKGRNKEEESSELQSLAAEALMKDYKRRAPSMEALVAGMLKNMKLS; encoded by the exons ATGGCGGCCGCGaccgcgacggcgacggcggcggaggaggaggcgcgccTGCTGCGGCTGGAGGAGCAGGCGgagcacggcggcggcggcgcctgggAGTACCTCTCCCTCGCCCGCAGGCTCCGCGCGCGCCGCCCCGCCCCCGTCCTCCGCCTCGGCCTCTCCCTCCTCAACGACGCCTCCGCCCGCTCCCGCCTCGCTTCCGAAC AGTGGACGCTCTACGAGCAGGTGGCGGTGGCCGCCATGGACTGCCAGCGTCTTGATGTCGCAAAG GATTGCATTGGAGTCCTTTCCAAGCAGTTTCCTGGCAGCGTTCGTGTTG GTCGGCTAGAAGCCCTGCTGTTTGAGGCAAAGGGTGATTGGGCTGAAGCTGAAAGAGCTTATGCACTAATCCTGGAAAACAACCCATTTGACCAG ATTGTCCACaagagaaaaattgctattgCAAAAGCACAAGGTGACATGTCTTTAGCGGTTGATTATCTGAACAAGTATTTGGAATT ATTCATGGCGGATCATGATGCATGGAGAGAGCTTGCTGAAATCTATGTTTCCTTACAAAT GTACAAACAAGCCGCTTTTTGTTATGAGGAACTAATATTGGCTCAACCAACCATTCCACTTTATCATCTAGCTTATGCTGAG GTTTTGTACACACTGGGTGGTTTGGAAAACCTTCAAACCGCTAAAAAGTACTACGCGTCGACGATCCAGTTGACTGGGGGCAAGAACACGAGAGCTCTCTTTGGCGTGTGTCTG TGCAGCGCCGCGATCAGCCAGCTGACCAAAGggaggaacaaggaggaggagagctCGGAGCTGCAGAGCCTGGCCGCAGAGGCACTGATGAAAGATTACAAGCGGCGCGCCCCGTCCATGGAGGCGCTCGTCGCGGGCATGCTGAAGAACATGAAGCTCTCCTGA